The following DNA comes from Tachypleus tridentatus isolate NWPU-2018 chromosome 9, ASM421037v1, whole genome shotgun sequence.
GTCAGTAATGTCATGAAATGTCATTCAGTGGTctcatatttaattaattacactttatatTAATTGATATAAAACCCCCTAATTTTCAGTGGAACTTGTTAAGACTAATGAATACAATTCTTTCAACAATGTGACGTTGTTTTTCATGATGATCACAGAAGCACAGATACCAGTGATGAATCATTCTGGACTCCATCTCAAGAATTCACTTCTGATCTTTTTCCAGATATGGTAAGCTTAAATAAGCGTCATTCAGGTTGTTATATAAAGTTAATCTAGATGTAGAAGGATAACATAAGTTGAAAATCCTGTGTTAAATTAtcacaataaagtttaaaaaaattagtattttgtgtttaaaaatgtgaaatttaaaatgtgttgagTGGAGCCCTTTGATAGTCAGATCTTGTTATATACGAGTAGAAATATCTCATTGCTTCACGTTTCTGCATATGTGAGTTTCTGAGACTgtgaagaaacaataaataaagtaacacaTATTAAGCTCTATATTCCACATTTCATGATCTttagaaatttaacattttaccaTTTGTCTACATTgaaaattaacttattattagtaGTACTGGAAAGACAAAGTTCAAGAATGTTAATGTCTTTTCAGATATCTCTCATACTCACTGCACATTTTAGCTCATGAGATGATGCAGGATAAAGTGGCATGAATATGTTTGGTAGTCACTGTACATAAAGTACCTCTACCCATATTGTCTGTGAGATATGGATACTACAGTGATTTCAAAAGATTTGTTTCTTGTTCAGAAATACGTATGCAGACCTCTTCTAAACATAGAATTCCATATTAAAGTGTTACCTTGTTAGGAATACAATTGATTGTACCTAGTATTTTCATTAAGATTAATAAAAGTACCATagtacataaatatttcataatattgcACTTTTGAAAACTATTCTATTCATATGTCTTTCTGACCTAAAACCTCATCATCTGGATGTTGTAGCTTTATAGAACCGTTTTGTAAGAAAAGCTGaacatttttcttcagtttgttatattacataattattaaaacatattggaATCCTGGATATCTAGTGCTTTATCTTTCTTCTGACATTTGGAGAATCATAGCAACACCTTACCTGAAATATTATGTACCACTGAACTATATGATTATATAGTTGAACAGTGAAGCTCTGAAGTTACTGTGTTATTATGTTCATATCATTCTTGCTTTTTGCTGTAATTATTCTGTTGTTAAACAGTATagcttaaaaatgttatttggtctctttgtttgattgaaataacatttaatagtACTAGTGAGAAAACCCATAATTACAACCAAAACATATTGATTGTTACTTAAGATAATTATTTATGACACATTATATTTCTTTAGCTTTTACCCATAGTCTTTCAAAAGAACTGAAAAAAAGTAGTGTCAGGattgtaaatatattgttatacaaccactagaaaattaaaaacaaaatcctatTATTGTGTACAAAAGGTAATGTATAACACCTGTAATGAAAGTTTAATGTAGTCTTCCAATATAAGACTGTGCAATCATTATCGCTGAATTAAACCATTATAGGAAATTAGTTATGTGACAAAAATGCATattagtaataaaagaaaatgtattaatcATTAATGAATTAAATCGTTAAAGTACATCAGTTATGATACGAAAGATAATATTGTAATAGAAGATTAGTTACATAAGAAAACGTCTTATTAATTGTTGTTGAATTTGACCATTATAAAAGATTAATTACATAGAAAGAGATAACTTATTAATGGCTCTTGaactaaattattataacaagTTAGTTATATGATAAGAAATGTGTGAATAGTTATTGAATTAAAGTATTACAGAATGTGAAATGTAAATCGTGATTGGTAAAAATGTGTAACGTACAAGGTAACTCACAGCATTTAGTGATTTTTTCTTTACAATGTCTCAGATATATGAATCCATGTTCAGTGTTATATAGCAATGGCAATTTACTACTTAATtgtcaaagaagtcctacttatatggtaacaaaaattaaaccaatgaaaaggaatacctttatacctatactaattaataacctaacatccacctgcaacaaCCACTAAAATCTAGTACGTGTTTTTCACTCGTCCCTAAGATGTGTTTCCATCAACAGTTATATTCAAACTGTTtcttaacccgaagatgacctaggaaggtcgaaacattattctCTCTTTATCAGTGAaaatgttaataccaataccagtccttttgatatacagttttatttcaagtgggtttctcatcatcaagaaaaaCTTTCACTAGAATTCAAGTATTCTTAACGTTAAAAGTGATCTGTTCTCTACAAATCTGTATTGCATAattaagatatttctatttttattttaactatatgTCTACTGTTTGCtgtgtgaaaaaaacataatttcttttAGATTGTATTGAAATGTATTGGAtatttaactatttcatttatctTGCTAGCAGGAACAGTTGTTTCCATTTTGAGCTTAAAAACTAAGCTTTATTGATGTTTCATGGCAATAATAAGTGTTTTCTTGTGtagttatttttagttgttaatacTATCATGTATCTGGTaagtagcttgtttgttttagaataaaccattttttgtttatgaaggtataaaaatatttgttcattattaaagacaaaaattcATGCACATTTCCTTACTTACGTATCCATAGTTCTTGGATATATTTTACCATAACCATAGtcagtatatacatgtataaatccAGTATATACATCAGATAACTTGAGGGAATGTTTTAGATATTTGATTAGCTGCAATGATTGTGGAAGAGTGAGAAAAAGAcacacttttaatttatttattacaaactaaTGAAAGGAATAGAACAAGTGCACATTTCTCATTCAAACGTGACACTTTAAATAAGTGAGAAGTGAAAACAGTACGGCAATGAATAGTAGTTGTTAGAATAGCttaaataatcttaaacacaACAAATAGCGATGCAGGTTAGAATTAATAACCTATACATATTACAAATGTTGAGTAGTTTCctttacaagaaatattaaatttattccaTTATAACCTCATTGTTTCCAGTGATCGGGCTTTTTTACAGCTAGTTATGTTTCTTTTAATCACCTCAAGTATAAGTTTTAAcattaccttttttattttactctaaaaCCCTTTGAAGACGTAACTAAGTTGAAACAGGACCTGAATGTGGTACAAAATGTACGTCAAGCGTAGTTAAAGACCTATAATATTCAATGGTTGAACAAAACCTACACAGTACTTAAGCCATTTGTTGTTGTAACCGCTTAACGGACTGCGTGTATTCGTTTTTCGCAAATTTGTATATAACGTTCACCTAGAAACACAGTGCCAAAGGTTACTGTGACTGACATAAAACAGGGATAATGCAAAGCGTCTGTCTCATACTACCCAGTTGATCTGCTGGACGTAGTCTCGTGTTTACACAAGGCTGCAAGTCGTAGACTCATTCCGTACCATGAGATTTCTAGAAAATCCCCATTTTCTGTCGTGGAAAGAATCTTTAAATCATTTCGTTAAACTAAGGACATTAGCTTGTCAACATGCTAATTTACATTTACAACCAGAATAAGAACAGGAATGACCCGTTCAAGTGGGGACATGAGATTGAAGGACATGTAATAAAGCTGAATCACGAAGCTAAAACGGCAAGACTATGCTTACGTGCCCCGAGGATCTTCaaatacatgaaagaaaatagtaaatCTCTAGCTGGTTTGTGGGCAGAAGAATGTCTTGAGTCGATGTCAGAAAGCTGCCCAAGAGAACCGTATGGAGATGTTTTGGAGTGTTTTCGTGAGGTAGAAGAGAAcatgaaaaaaagaaggaaagaaGTGTTAGCAGCTTTAGAAGATGATGAAACTTACTTAACTGTAGGGATGTTTCCGCGGCTTGGTGTTCCGGCATTTACTGAACCAGTTTATAAGCCAACACCAGAATCAGGTATCACTATGTCACTCTTTGTTCCAGATGAATTGATCTGTCAGGATAACCCAATATATAAAGCTACCtttatttctcttgaaaaaagaagaggaaATCGAGCGAATGTTAATATTCCAATATTTAAAGACAGAAACACACCTGACCCTTTCACTGAAAATCTAGAAGCACTTGGAGGTGATGTTCAGTTTGGAGTTGAAGTTAAACCAAACCATGTTTATGAAGATTGTTCAGTGATTGGACAAGCCAGTTGTACTTTACAGACTACAATACAAGCCTCCTGTTTGGAAGATTCCAAGTTTGTGCACGATCAGCTGTGTGTCTTAGCTCCAATAATGATGGCTTTAAGTGCATCTTCTCCAGTAAGAAGAGGTTATCTCACAGACCATGACTGTCGATGGCAAGCAATGGCTGAAAGTTTTGATGACCGAACAAGAAGAGAAATAAATCATCCCGAAACATTAGACTATAAAATTCCTAACCATTCTCGTTGGGAATCGAACTTCTTATATTTCTCATCAGGTGGAGTACATTTAAATGATTTACCCATTGTTTATGATGAACAGTTTTATGAGGCCCGGCATCTGAAGGTCGCGCgttcgcatcgccgtcgcgcaaaacatgttcgccctttcagccgtggggtcattataaagtgacggtcaatcccactattcgttagtaaaagagtagcccaagagttggcagtgcctcccctctggtcttacactgctaaattatggacggctagcacagatagccctcgagtagctttgtgcgaaattcaaaagaaacaaacaattagttgAGTATTGTGTAGcaaaataattatcacaaattGTATTATCCCTGAAAATCGTAAAGATATagattatttacataataaaatataaacattgcaTAATTCTTACTATTGTTTAAGGCACTTGAGATCGTGAATTATATTTCcggcccagcatgtccaggtgggctAAGACATTCGAGTCgttatctgaggatcgcgggttcaaatccccgtcgcactgaacacgcttgcccttttagccgtgggggcgttaaaatgttacgatcaatcccactaatcggcGGTAaaaaggtggtgatgactagctgtcttccctcttgtctcacactattaaattagggacggctattgcagatagccctcgtgtagctttgcgcgaaattcccaaacaaagaaaactgctgtaCTAGCGCGGGACTCCTTACAACCGATACATGTTGCTGAAACTAGACATGAGATAGAGTAATATGCATTACCATATGATGATTGGTGTTTTCACTTccatatttataaagtattacaATCTGCATTTGTAAAAAATCATGATGGACGTCAAACTTACTGTAATAATAACCGTTTTTAAAGGGTTATATACCGTGTGTAAAACAAAGTATCATATTGCTTTGAAAATGGAAGTgaagataaatttgaaaacaaaaggtGGGGGAATTagaaaaaaagttgttttatttattttaatcctTGTTTATCTTGTGTTGTTAACAAAGTGACGAAATTACTTTTATCATATTTGTcctgtttaatattaatttagtatCTTACAATATGGCCCTTTATTACCTCTTATGCATATCAATATAATTGTtttagcaataaaagtataaaaagtattttgaaacaGACATCTATAGGAAGGATCATTCCAAATTGGaacatttattatgtaaaaaagtTGTTCCAAAAGTAGACATAaagtttaactttttaatattttgaaactattttaggtttattgtgttgcatttaaatttttttctatcATATGGAATAATAGTGATCTGATTTGTAATAATAACAGAACAGTTAATCTTATAATATACAACTGTATATGAGTGTCATTGATTCAGGTTATTTTTctacagaaaatttaataataatatgcacGCTGTTTAAAAAATGTGGacgtaaagaaatatatacatatatattatttaaacataataaaactgtcatctacaaactctcagtaataaaatgttttgaaatcatAAGAATAAGACATATAataagactagctgccttccctccagctttacactgcaaaattagggccgactagcacagatagccctcgagtagctttgtgcgaaattcaaaaataaacaaaacaaacagttttatgaagAACTAACTTCAAGAGGAATCGATTCTCAAATTGCTCTTCAAGTGGCGTGTGCTCTTTTGAGGTCTCCACAAATGATAAGCTGAGAACAACTGGTAGAAGATGAAACTGGAATAAGCAATTCTCTCTCACTCTTCCTTTTTCCAGTTGTCTTATTAAGAACCTCCGATTATCGTATGTCGACATTCTGGCGTGTTGAATTCAAAGCAATGGATGTCCAAATAACGGATTTTGAGAACGCTGCTTATGCAATTTTCGTAGCTCTTTTTTCTAGGGTTGTTTCAGAAAAGAAATTAAGCTGGCTTATTTCCTTTATTTCCATGAGCAAACGTCATGAAACTTTCCAAGCAGCGCAGAAAAGACGCTGTTCGTGGACAGAAGTTTTGAATTGTTCAAGATCTCACTTTATCTACAGGTGCATATTCTGAACGAGACCAGAAAAACTGGAAGGTTATTAGTGTGAATGAGATAATAAATGGATACAAAGGTGGGTTTCCAGTAATAAAGGATTTCAAAAGTGATAAAGGATTATCTCTGTTAAAATATCAGCTCCGAAACTGTTACTGAGCTTGAAAGATACCTGAAACTTGTGCAACAACGTGCTGCTGGAAAAACCATGACAGAAGCTGCTAGTTCATCAAGAATCACAAGAAGTATAGAGAAGATTCGGTGGTGAGCGAGGAGATAACTTACGATCCAATAACCACTATTGACCAAATTTAAAAAGGTGTTCTCCAGTGTCCTGATTTACTTGGTTGAAAGAATCAACTTTTAACACACAATAAATAcgtgttggtaaaatagttattaGTGGTTGTAAAGTCATTGTAAGAATGTGTAAGCTATTTCGTAGAGTTATTATGGTAGTTTGAATCGTGCATATCTCTTTATACTAAAGCTATTagatttttgtatttgtgtaaACTGGAGAATAATTGTAGTTTTGTCACATctgtgacaattgttttatttcgGCAATTTCCATCTTAACATATGAGGTTCTAAGTGAGCAAGTAGGAGTATTTCAGTAGAAAAACGTATGAAAATGTAAAACTgcacaaattcaaaacaaatttatgttAACATAAGCTGTTAATATAAAACGTTCAGAAGGAGAATACGATATTGTGTAATAACTGGAAGTAAGAAGTTGTGGAAGGTTCAGAGTATAACACTAACTGCAGGGTCAACGGTTGTGTTAGGACCTGTTGTAAGTGAAAGTTTGTAATTAACACCAATTGTGAAAATTTCAGTGAAGAGAGATAGAGAGATAGACCTTGTTTGTAAATAAAGGTTTTCAATAGCCGTATCAGCTGTATCTGCTATTTACTTAAAGTCATCACGAATCaaggaagaaatatttaaattaaacaaaaattaaaagaataatctTGAAGAAGAAACAGTTAAGAAAGTTTCGTGTTTGggcaaatattaaaaatgttcacCTTCTAGATATTTTGAAGTTAATGGAAACGGAgaattgtttacaaatatttattataagccTTTGTCCAAACTGTGTATCGCCACATAGTTTCTAATGTCGCAAGTCCccagacatactgctgttccactaagaaaaaggaaactgaatttaaaaagttatatttattgtctgttttaatgtaacatttttgttattaaatttttgttttattgcgtaaagatactcgagggctatctgcgctagccggctctaattttgcagtgcaaagctggagggaaggcagctcgtcttATTTTGTCTGTCTTATTCTTatgatttcaaaacattttattgctAAGAGTTTGTaggttatagttttattatgtttaaataatatatatatatatatttctttacgtCCACATTTTTGAACAGCgtgcatattattattaaattttctgtagAAAAATAACCTGAATCAATGACACTCATATACAGTTGTATATTATAAGATTAACTGTTCTGTTATTATTACAAATCAGATCACAATTATTCcatatgatagaaaaaaaaatttaaatgcaacacaataaacctaaaatagtttcaaaattgtaaaaagttttactttatgtCTAGTTTTGGAACAAATTTTTTACATATGAAATGTTTCAATTTGGAACGATCCTTCCTATAGAtatctgttttaaaatactttttatattattattgctaAAACAATTATATTGATATGCATAAGAGGGAATATAGGGCCATATTGTAAGATATTAAGATATAACaggacaaatataattaaagtaatttCGTCACTTCATCAACAACACAAgataaacagatattaaaataattaaaacaatttttttttctaatttctcaccttctattttcaaatttatcttcaCTTCCATTTTTAAAGCAATATGATACTTTGTTTTACACAAGGTATATAACCCTTTAAAAACGGTTATTATTATAGTAAGTTTGACGTTCATCATGATTTCTTACAAATGCAGGTTGTGGTACTTTATAAATTGGGAAGTAAAAACACCAATCATCATATGGTAATGCAGTTATTTTATCTCATGTCTAGTTTCACCAACATATATCGGTTATAAAGAGTCCCGCGCTAGGACAGCAGTATtctttgtttgggaatttcgcgcaaagctacacgagagctatctgcaatagccgtccccaatttaatagtgtgagattagagggtaggcagcgagtcatcaccacccttttatcaacgaatagtgggattaatcgtcacgttttaacgcccccacggctaaaagggcgagcgtgttcagtgcgacggggatttaaacccgcgaccctcagtttacgactcgaatgtcttaacccacctggccatgctgggccggaaATATAATTCACGATCTCAAGTGCCTTAAACAATAGTAAGAATTATGCaaggtttatattttattgtgtaaataATCTATATCTTTATGATTTTCAGGGATAATACaatttgtgataattattttgCTACACAATACTcaactcattgtttgtttgtttgttttgaatttcgcacaaagctattcgagggctatctgtgctagccgtccctaatttagcagtgtaggactggagggaaggcagctagttatcaccacccaccaccagctattgagctactcttgaaccaacgaattgaccgtcaaCTGATTGAACTTGCGTCATGGCATAAAGACGAAGACGTGTGATAAGCTTCAAAGTTTTCGGAATACACTTATTCTATATTAATTGCagtttagaaataatattataattacatttagtaTTTAATGGTATAGTAATTACAAtatctaatttatttaaaatatttagtaaagcgATAAAGGGAAGAAACTACCTATTGTAgacaatgtaacaaaaatactCCAAATTCCAAGTTGAATGAGACATCAGTTTGTAATTATACCCATTCTAAACAAACGGATAAGTGCTATGTGAAgctgtttcaaataattttaagtgtaataacattAGCAGCTTTATCCTTAACTCTTGAAGTTAAATTTAACCCGTTACTTTTAATCGAAATTACTTGAAATTACACTTCTGCACAAATATTTGTTGAGTAATGGACATCTGACTGGTTTTACAATAAACATTACTcactttaaacaacaaattctCACCACCCCTTAATTTTCATATCGTATATGGATTCATTCTCGTGATCTCCTCTAGTTTTAT
Coding sequences within:
- the LOC143225745 gene encoding glutamate--cysteine ligase catalytic subunit-like produces the protein MLIYIYNQNKNRNDPFKWGHEIEGHVIKLNHEAKTARLCLRAPRIFKYMKENSKSLAGLWAEECLESMSESCPREPYGDVLECFREVEENMKKRRKEVLAALEDDETYLTVGMFPRLGVPAFTEPVYKPTPESGITMSLFVPDELICQDNPIYKATFISLEKRRGNRANVNIPIFKDRNTPDPFTENLEALGGDVQFGVEVKPNHVYEDCSVIGQASCTLQTTIQASCLEDSKFVHDQLCVLAPIMMALSASSPVRRGYLTDHDCRWQAMAESFDDRTRREINHPETLDYKIPNHSRWESNFLYFSSGNSMKTFPGDKTFTDINFI